Proteins co-encoded in one Astyanax mexicanus isolate ESR-SI-001 chromosome 1, AstMex3_surface, whole genome shotgun sequence genomic window:
- the pde7a gene encoding high affinity cAMP-specific 3',5'-cyclic phosphodiesterase 7A isoform X2 yields MEVCYQLPVLPLDRPVPKHVLSRRGAISFSSSSSLFGAPDPRQLAQRRGAISYDSSDQTALYIRMLGACVIFKQLFSRDVRVRSQVGFQPDRRGSHPYLGIDFRTLHAHAESTGSIPARRIRRLFSFQRHLLSSRFLRGAPHLNPLHILDEDYCGQAKCMLEKVGSWNFDIFLFDRLTNGNSLVTLTLYLLSHYGLIELFQLDMVKVHRFLVLVQEDYHNHNPYHNAVHAADVTQAMHCYLKEPKLAKSLTSCDILLGLLAAATHDLDHPGVNQPFLIKTNHYLAVLYRNTSVLENHHWRSAVGLLRETELLSHLPAEDRLTMERQLGSLILATDISRQNEYLSKFRTHLDQEDLCLGNASHRHFILQMALKCADICNPCRPWELSKQWSEKVTEEFFHQGDIEKKHKLEVSPLCDSENNSIADVQIGFMTYVVEPLFAEWARFSDTRLSQTMLGHLCLNKASWNAMQPEASGSSEEPESEPEPSSRALPQGSLQS; encoded by the exons AGACGCGGCGCGATCTCTTACGACAGTTCTGATCAAACTGCTCTTTACATTCGTATGCTAG GGGCTTGTGTAATATTCAAACAGCTGTTTTCAA GAGATGTGAGAGTGAGGAGCCAGGTAGGCTTTCAACCTGACCGAAGAGGCTCGCACCCATACCTAGGTATTGATTTCCGGACCTTGCACG CCCATGCTGAGTCGACAGGATCGATTCCAGCCCGGAGGATCCGCAGACTTTTCAGTTTCCAGCGGCACCTGCTGTCCTCGCGCTTTCTCCGGGGAGCACCACACCTCAACCCCCTCCACATCCTGGATGAGGACTACTGCGGCCAAGCCAAG tgcatgttGGAAAAGGTTGGAAGCTGGAATTTTGACATTTTCCTCTTCGACAGGCTGACGAAtg GAAACAGTCTTGTCACCTTGACATTATACCTTCTGAGTCATTATGGCTTAATTGAGCTCTTCCAGTTAGACATGGTTAAAGTGCATCGCTTTTTAG TTTTGGTTCAAGAGGACTACCACAATCATAATCCTTACCATAATGCAGTCCACGCTGCAGACGTGACCCAGGCGATGCACTGTTACCTGAAAGAGCCCAAG CTTGCCAAGTCCCTCACTTCCTGTGATATACTTTTGGGCCTTCTGGCAGCGGCCACTCATGACCTGGACCACCCAGGGGTCAATCAGCCTTTCCTCATCAAAACCAACCATTACCTAGCTGTTTTGTACAGG AATACCTCAGTTCTGGAGAATCATCACTGGAGGTCTGCAGTGGGCTTGCTCAGAGAAACCGAGCTCTTATCCCATCTTCCTGCAGAGGACCG TCTGACCATGGAGAGGCAGCTGGGTTCTCTGATTCTGGCTACAGATATCAGCAGACAGAATGAATATCTATCCAAGTTCAGGACGCACCTGGACCAGGAGGACCTGTGTCTGGGGAACGCCTCACACCGTCACTTCATTCTACAG ATGGCCTTGAAGTGTGCCGATATTTGTAACCCCTGTAGGCCTTGGGAGCTCAGCAAACAGTGGAGTGAAAAGGTGACAGAGGAGTTCTTTCACCAAG GAGACATTGAGAAGAAGCACAAACTTGAAGTCAGCCCACTGTGTGACAGCGAGAACAACTCCATAGCCGATGTTCAGATTG GTTTCATGACCTACGTGGTGGAGCCTCTGTTTGCCGAGTGGGCTCGTTTCTCGGACACGCGGCTCTCTCAGACCATGCTGGGACACCTGTGCCTGAACAAAGCCAGCTGGAATGCCATGCAGCCCGAGGCGTCGGGCAGCTCTGAGGAGCCGGAGAGTGAACCGGAGCCCAGCTCCAGAGCCTTACCTCAGGGAAGCCTGCAATCCTGA
- the pde7a gene encoding high affinity cAMP-specific 3',5'-cyclic phosphodiesterase 7A isoform X5, producing MEVCYQLPVLPLDRPVPKHVLSRRGAISFSSSSSLFGAPDPRQLAQRRGAISYDSSDQTALYIRMLGDVRVRSQVGFQPDRRGSHPYLGIDFRTLHAHAESTGSIPARRIRRLFSFQRHLLSSRFLRGAPHLNPLHILDEDYCGQAKCMLEKVGSWNFDIFLFDRLTNGNSLVTLTLYLLSHYGLIELFQLDMVKVHRFLVLVQEDYHNHNPYHNAVHAADVTQAMHCYLKEPKLAKSLTSCDILLGLLAAATHDLDHPGVNQPFLIKTNHYLAVLYRNTSVLENHHWRSAVGLLRETELLSHLPAEDRLTMERQLGSLILATDISRQNEYLSKFRTHLDQEDLCLGNASHRHFILQMALKCADICNPCRPWELSKQWSEKVTEEFFHQGDIEKKHKLEVSPLCDSENNSIADVQIGFMTYVVEPLFAEWARFSDTRLSQTMLGHLCLNKASWNAMQPEASGSSEEPESEPEPSSRALPQGSLQS from the exons AGACGCGGCGCGATCTCTTACGACAGTTCTGATCAAACTGCTCTTTACATTCGTATGCTAG GAGATGTGAGAGTGAGGAGCCAGGTAGGCTTTCAACCTGACCGAAGAGGCTCGCACCCATACCTAGGTATTGATTTCCGGACCTTGCACG CCCATGCTGAGTCGACAGGATCGATTCCAGCCCGGAGGATCCGCAGACTTTTCAGTTTCCAGCGGCACCTGCTGTCCTCGCGCTTTCTCCGGGGAGCACCACACCTCAACCCCCTCCACATCCTGGATGAGGACTACTGCGGCCAAGCCAAG tgcatgttGGAAAAGGTTGGAAGCTGGAATTTTGACATTTTCCTCTTCGACAGGCTGACGAAtg GAAACAGTCTTGTCACCTTGACATTATACCTTCTGAGTCATTATGGCTTAATTGAGCTCTTCCAGTTAGACATGGTTAAAGTGCATCGCTTTTTAG TTTTGGTTCAAGAGGACTACCACAATCATAATCCTTACCATAATGCAGTCCACGCTGCAGACGTGACCCAGGCGATGCACTGTTACCTGAAAGAGCCCAAG CTTGCCAAGTCCCTCACTTCCTGTGATATACTTTTGGGCCTTCTGGCAGCGGCCACTCATGACCTGGACCACCCAGGGGTCAATCAGCCTTTCCTCATCAAAACCAACCATTACCTAGCTGTTTTGTACAGG AATACCTCAGTTCTGGAGAATCATCACTGGAGGTCTGCAGTGGGCTTGCTCAGAGAAACCGAGCTCTTATCCCATCTTCCTGCAGAGGACCG TCTGACCATGGAGAGGCAGCTGGGTTCTCTGATTCTGGCTACAGATATCAGCAGACAGAATGAATATCTATCCAAGTTCAGGACGCACCTGGACCAGGAGGACCTGTGTCTGGGGAACGCCTCACACCGTCACTTCATTCTACAG ATGGCCTTGAAGTGTGCCGATATTTGTAACCCCTGTAGGCCTTGGGAGCTCAGCAAACAGTGGAGTGAAAAGGTGACAGAGGAGTTCTTTCACCAAG GAGACATTGAGAAGAAGCACAAACTTGAAGTCAGCCCACTGTGTGACAGCGAGAACAACTCCATAGCCGATGTTCAGATTG GTTTCATGACCTACGTGGTGGAGCCTCTGTTTGCCGAGTGGGCTCGTTTCTCGGACACGCGGCTCTCTCAGACCATGCTGGGACACCTGTGCCTGAACAAAGCCAGCTGGAATGCCATGCAGCCCGAGGCGTCGGGCAGCTCTGAGGAGCCGGAGAGTGAACCGGAGCCCAGCTCCAGAGCCTTACCTCAGGGAAGCCTGCAATCCTGA